Part of the Stigmatopora argus isolate UIUO_Sarg chromosome 3, RoL_Sarg_1.0, whole genome shotgun sequence genome, GTAGCGAATGAGCCCTCCCgctacaaatggattggacacctgaATTTGGTCTTTTTCTGTTGTTCTGGGttagaaaaatgttttcatcaaaAACCACTATTGTTTCCTGTACTGTCAGTCAAATGTAGATTGTGAAATAGCTACCCTGTTTGTTGAAAAactggcaggaaaaaaaaccccTGTTTATCCAAAGAATATATTATGAAATAGTCCTTTGCTAATCTGTGAAATAAAAGCACTTTTTAAAGTGATTGGCCCttttgagatattttttttgcatgatggAAGTACATTCATGTTGTCTTGAGAGttcaaatacagaaattgaaGTATATTGGTTGAACATATTTCATAAAAAGAAAAGCATGCAGTTATTAGGGTTTTTAGGTGTTAACTATAAATAGAAAAGTGCAACAACAGAGTCTATAGCTGCTcttggcaagaaaaaaaacacacacttaaAGAGCCGCAGCTAGGAAGCTATCTAATGTCACATAAAACTGTAcattcaattttaaatgaatattgtaGTACTGGCCTTTTCTTTgctattttcctttaaaaaaaacaactaatttCTAAGCATATTTGAAACTATTATGATgtaactaataaaaaaaactgttactaGTCACTTACTAGGAATTTATGCCATTCATTGGACAATGATGACTTTTTGAATATAGATACCCTTACCATTTTCAGTATAAATATTACATCTTAATGCTTAAGTAGGCTAATTTGTACCTAATAACTCCCAACTCTAACTGGAAGGCATTACCGTTCtaaaattttaacattttgttaTGCGCGATtataaatttgtgttttttcttcttttggatattattttttttcctcaaatttgTGCACTCTACCACTACTTAGCGGTTTTAGGACTTCATTGTTTAAATGTAGCATTTCAATAATTATTCTGACACCACCCCAGTTAAAAATACTACTCATATTACCTTTGTTTTAACTTGACATatgactttttaattttattgcgACTTACTACATTCTCACTCcgttaaattatttttccacCATTGTGGTCTTAGGTTAAACTTTACTGTTGAAATACTGTAAATGTATTCTAGGCACCATTCACCCCCCACACTGAATTCACAAACTGAACGCTTCACACtttggtcaaataaaaaaaaatacattgaagcGCTGGTGTAGTACTCGACAAtcttttcaaatgacttttggCTGAGTCTGTGCAAACGAGGCCCTTTGACAGTTGCTACACGGCGCCTTTGTTTCCCACGGAGGCTCCACATTGCGCCAGATTCCCCCCTTTTATTCATTGGGCTCCCCCGGTAATGCACTGTGATCCCTTCAAAGTTTTGGTCTGGCATCATGTTGAGAAAAATAACCCCGTAGGCAGAATATTAATCTGCCAGGGGACTCATTTAACTCACTAGGCTGCCAATAACGTATAACACACGCACGCGTCCTGATATGTGTTCatgtgaccagcagagggcacTGTAAGCACTGTTTATATTGACATTCAATTAAGAAGCACTCTGGTAGTTAGTTAGTAAGTTGTTGCaaataaatccctttttttcattgAGAGTTTGTATCATTTTGAAAATCAGCACGTATCCCCACAAATATTAAGTTCCTTTTAACGCACTTGGAGTCTAAACAGTAGCTGCAAATCGGCTAGCGTTTTAGCTAATTCTGGAAAGCTAGTAATTCGTACCTCATCGCTTCATTCCTGGTGGTCTTTCTCCCCCTCTTGTTgcttttcttcctcttcctcagtTGCTGACacttgacaattttttttgccgttttcaCACGGCACATCCGTTTCTTTTCCGTGGATTCCCATCCATTTGAGTTTTTTGTTTCACTTGTCTGGGGAGCGGATCACTCGAGTTATTTCATTGAACTAACTAAACcaacatccccccaaaaaacctatAAAACTCGCCCTAGTCTTAAAACCCTGCTTCCCCAGTGGCATTACACTCACGTTACTTTGTCGGGTTCTCCTTTTGGCAGCTCCCGGTGTGAAGCCTGAGCGCCCCCTGTCGGTGCAAGGCGTCCAGCGTCCTAAACTCCAAAGGCATGGCGTGCGGACTGGAGCTAGAAGCGTACTCGTACTTGAGCGCGTCGTAGTAGTGGTACTTGACGGCTTTTCCGGCGGCGTCGCGGGGGAAAGGCCAGAAGCCGTAGAGGTGGATCTCCTCGCAGAAGCGGGTCGCCATGGTGTACATGAGGAGCCCCGTGCTTGGACGCTTGATGTGGACCTCGTTGGTTAGCCAGTACCTGGAAACAAAGATGGCGGCCCTGTGACAACTGTCAATAATACTAGAGAGAAACTGCTAACTAtgtagaacaggggtctcaaacttgcggcccgcgggccaaatgcggcccgcgggacgataatttgcggcccccgtcttaatatgaaagatcgattttttttttttaaattttttttttaatttttttttttttttttttttttacccctttccccatgatggcgccgtttaagtggcagccagtggcagtagctctgtccactcatgtttttcttgttttacagcatgttttacatgaaaaattagagggaacattgacatgcaactgcttgtggcaggtgtgatactggtgtgccgatagcgagcaatgatgatgtcgtgaccggatgattcgcctaaagacgtttcgccgacggacgtttgacagacggacaggtcgtactagtatttgatagtttaatgattaaatacaaatactagtatttgtatttaatcattaaacgctgttttcagctggatttgaccgaatttgagagcattttgagccgtttggcgaatggacgtctatagacgtttttttgcctccatcgcgatatcatccagtatttgtatttaatcattaaatgctgttttaggatggatttgacccgattgctgtcattttacggctcggttctgctacatctgcctgcccaagagtgcttattcccagactgccattgatggtagacgaacattgatttttactataatttggacaacaccggcggcgggccggattaaaaatcctaacgggccgtatatggcccgcgggccgaggttgaaaaacttgtacacacacgatccggcggggcgagcgttcgaatcccgtttcggcgaaacctccgttcggccgaatgaacgttcggtggaacgtccattcggcgacctgcccgtctgtcaaacgtccgtcggcgaaacgtctttaggcgaatcatccgagtaccgatgatgtcgctcacactggtactcagtgcgctcagggaggttgtctttctgctcagaccaacaaaaaattagagggaactttggttcggagctgaatgaaccaatcacggtgaggtatacggctctggagggcgggacatcggccgggctgtccagtgcctcgctcacttactcattcattcctccaatcagctgggcggaggagaagccgtgaggccgatcactccgctcggcgcgcacactcctccgctgctctcagcatagaactgaatgaggcgctatgatccgtgatccagcctgtgtcagtgtctgtagccatctccgcgattgaaacggagagcgaaagtgcacatgcgccacaaacccgcgcgactgaatgtgaaagatcaacccgagactcattccaagtggaaaaacatattacagagccccagagatgtctctttcaaagcctgccgtgaagagaaaggtcggtgatgagcacagacagtttcaagaaaagtggggagtgcaatatttctttgttgaacacaggggcaccccgacgtgtctcatttacactgaaaaagttgcggtgcacaaggaatacaatttgaaacgtaattgtactatgagacatgctaaggagtacgaaaaataccagggagatgagagagccaaccaggttgccagtcttaaaacacgtcttctgaggcaacaggatctcttcaagaaggctaccaaagacagtaatgcagcagtcaaagctagctacgccgtttgtgagttgattgatcctgtgctaagtgatcccaaatggctcatggacttggcttttcttgttgatatcacacatgagcttaatgtactgaacaagaagctacaaggccaggggcaacttgtcagtgctgcctatgacaacgtgagagcattctgcactaaacttgtgttatggaaagcccagctctctcagacaaacctttgccatttcccagcatgcaaggctctcgtggatgcaggcacaccattcagtggtgagaagtatgttgaggccttttcgaagctacaggaggaatttgatcacatatttgcagacttcaagacacacaaagccacatttcaaatttttgcggaccccttctcctttgatgtgcaagatgcccgtcctgagcttcaaatggagctcattgacctgcagtgcaactctgcactcaaagccaagttcagggaggtgagtggagcagcagacaagcttgggcaatttttgagagagttgacccccagcttccctgaactttcccgaaggttcaagcggaccatgtgcctttttgggagcacatacttgtgtgagaagctcttctccaccttgaacttcaataagtccaagtacaggtccagacttactgatgagcatcttcaagctctactgagggtctccactgcttcctccctcaagccaaatctgactatgtgagaagaagcgctgccaggtctctagcagcaaggagtaggcaaaagaagccgtgttcagaatatttcatgttcaatgttccattcaagttcagaaagttaaaggttaaagagctgttaatacagacatttgaaacggaataaaaataattcattttctctacttagccagccagtgtatatctactgtatgctcattagtattatttggttttatattactgattgatttattttttattcatctttaagttaatttatttaattcattattttttgttaaaaaataaagatatttgataacgttggaaagttttatcagtgcttttcttgtggaaatcctgatgcggcccagtctcacccagactcggcctctagcggcccccaggtaaattgagttcgagacccctgatgtagaatAATAAAACTGGAGCATTTTTTGTCgtgattttctttttgggaGTTTTGGGGAGGttttattttcagtgtttatcttttttttgtatgcagttttttatttttgtggtttTGGCAATTTTGTGTAAATTGGGAGAATTGGGGAAAATTTAGGACAAAATACATCCTGAAATTTGAAATTTTACGAGTGTGAAACTCCAATATTAGACACATAAAATAAATCCATGTGGATAAATACATTGATCCAGGCGTTCAAAATGATGAGTTTTGATatgcaccaaaaaaaaatcatccatcaATCAAATTATCATAAATATCAAAaccgatttgtattttttattgctttagGTAAATTCGTCGTTTGCGTTCAATGTGGTCATACTTTTGTATGAATTCAATCAAAGGCCCTCAAATAGAATGCTTGCAAAAAATATGGTGgcaattttcccaaaaaatggaTCATTATACTGTCATCAAATATTCAATAGGCTCCCCCCTCCCCTCTCGGCACCAccacaaacattttttctaGCTCCGTCCCTGAGCGGGGCGCAAAAAGTAGAGGCTTAGAAAAAGGTGCTGGATATTTgtgcaattgaaaaaaaatccgccTTCGGACTGAAtaatttaaagggaaaatcaatGGTCTGCGCTGGAATAAATTCTGATTTGGCTGAGATGGGAGTTAATGAAACGCTGACCGCGGATGAGTCAACAAAGGTCGCAGTTATTGGACTCTGAAGACCTCATTAAAGGAAGGAATGGCTTTGGTGTTTTAGAAAGCGTGGGAGGGCCAGATTGCTGTCAAAAGAGGGAAGGCCAGAGCCAGGGAAGACCATCATACTCAAGTTTTGATCGATACAGCCAACCGCCGCCTACAATTCAGCTATCTGTTTATCCGTGTGACTGCGTTTGACAGCACTAAGGAAACATTGGACGGTATTCATAAGTTAGCAATAGTTTAAGTCATTCACTGCctgaatacaaaaatattggggtaccgtattttcacgactataaggcgcacttaaaagtcttaaattttctccaaaatagacagggtgccttataatccagtgcactttagatatggaccaatactaaaattgttatcacgataaaataaaataaatcagtcgattgggtacaccatcctctacagctctcacaactacggcaagcagcccccgactctactattttccccatagaaaaagtactgcgcagtgactgctgggatatatagttattttgtcaatacacccagtatgacggcgagcacactaatttgatgctcgccgtcattccggctggatttacaaaagaaatcctgcggctcgatgttggcgtcaacagagcagtcaaagctagactgcgaactatatatatatcttatatatggataaatatcgaaccgcaacagctctggcaactacggcaagcagccgcagactctatttccggtgcgccagtgaatgctgagatatataaaacagcgttgcatttcggttgatcgagcacattaattctatgttcgtcgtcattcccagtggaagtttcaactgtggtccgagctttcaggaaggcagaaattactaaCTCGAtgaatgacgactttggtgagatgcccacctgttcaacaggagttattatgctattgctgtgtcacgaaaatactaatactttaacctcggagaaaataaaaaaactgttgaAAACCCCTTTTAACAGCGATAGACGATTGCCGAGTGGCTACTTACCCCCTGACGGCGTGCAGCAGGCGCAGCGAGGGGAAGGCGGTGCGTACGTCCGCCGCGTGGCGCAGGATGAGTCGCAGGGCCCACTCCACTCGCTCCTCTCCCCCTTTGGCCATGAAGGCCGGGATCCACAGCACGCTGCCGTTGAGGCTCCGAAGACGCCGGGCGAAAGCGCGCCGGGACTCGCCGTCCGCCAGGTCGCGGAAGGCGCGCTGAACCACCGAAGGGTTCATGGTCACCAGATTGCTCCGGCGCCCCACGTCGGCCGAGTATTCCTCCACCGGCGCCAGGTTGCACCTTCCGAAGAGGAGAATAGCGCTTTAAAGTCGGACTATTTATGAACTCAGGGGTCACTTGACTGAATTCGATAGCGTGGTCACGACCCatagtcattttctttgttcaattaacccccccaaaataagatttaatgccatttcacTGCGTGgcatgtaacaaaaaaatggacgaaacttttgcaaaaaaataaaaaataaaactttgtaaactaaaatgtataattgaatttattatatatttaattttgttgGGGCCCAAGTAGTtacgggctcacagttctgggatcgcaggttcgatcccagtttggTCCTTCCTATGTGGCAtttgaatgttctctccgggcttgcgtgggttttctttaggTACCCGCACCCCTGAAAAACAGGGATGCTGGACTAATAATACACCAAATTGTCCCtcctgtgaatggttgtttttcgtcttgtgccatgcaattggctagccaccgattcggggtgtccacagttagctgggataggctccagcacccccacaacccttgtgaagattagggagcaagcctggggagaacatgcaaactccacacagtgaggaccgacctgggattgaaccctcgaccccagaactgcgaggccaacgcgctaaccatttgggcacatttttttaaacaatcgtAGCGCATTATAACTGCTCAAGCTAATGATATCCTTTGGTGGTGTTTGTCAAGAAGTTAGCCAAGCGGAATTAGCAACATCCATCAGTTTTGCTCATAATCGGCGTTTCGTACCTGATAACAAAGTCATGGGAGTCTATTTGTGTGCCACAGCTGCTGTTGAGCAGAATTCCCGAGTTCCCGACGATGGCGCACCGCCGGTAGCGTCGATTTTTCATTGGCGACACGCTTGGCAGAAGACGGTAGAGATTCTCCGAGATGTTAGTGGTGCTGTGCCGGTCAAAGACATAGTGGACGACGTCCCCGGGTCGCAGCGAGCCCTTCAGGATGGAGATGTCCCGTTCTGGATCGAGGAATCTTAGAATATTCTTCCTGAAAGGAAAGAACATGGTGGTTTTTCAATGTTCAAGTGGGAAAAACTGAGGAAGAAGTTACCTGATGAGCTTGGAGAGGGTCTTGTTGAAGGTCCAAGTAGAGGAAGGACGTTTGTCGCTGTCCTCGTAGCCTACTTGAAAGCGGTCTGTTTCAAGCACTTGTGGCGATGAAGTGCTTCCCACTCGTTTTTCCGTCTTTCTGCAGGCAAACGCAACACGTCCTTTATTTGAAACGTGTCCTAAATGCAGCCGTGTAGTGTTGTGAAAACGTCATTTGATACCGAGGTGAAAGCAGACGTCCAATATGTGACATGGACGGTGAATATGGCGTCTTGCCCGAGTAGCAGCTGGCGGCGCCAAGTAAGCGGTAAGCAGATACTCGGCGAAAAGCTAGCCAAAGCTGCCAACGGACCATTACGTTCAAGTCGCAATCCGATCCCCTTTCGACCAATCGTATGGCGTGTGTGCGCATTTGGGCGATCGTGTTACTGACCTGCGAGGTTTCGGGAAGAGCCGCCGCATTTTCGATTGGCCGGGATTTCTAAATGGAGAAAGGAAACGAGAGTTGTGAAGAAAGGCCGTGAAAGGAACGGCGGGATGTTAGCGGGTCTTCCCTGAAAGAACAAATGAAGGTGAGAGGTACGCATTATGAGGGTATTTTTAGACCAATCCACCATGGGCCCATTTGCTGCTGTGATGAGGACACACGGCACTCTAATGGAGGCTCATTACGTCCACGGCACTTCTGGGGATGCGGCGCGGGTACaatgacatttgaaaatgtgaaattgACATTGCAGATCTTCCAGTTTAAACGGAATTGGACGTCAACGGCAGCTAGCGACTTTACTGGTACAATGACAAATGTCTGAGATGCTTTCGGAAAAACGAGCgtgtatatatgttcattaataaaaaataggCTCCAAAAATACTTAATTAAACtcgacattttcatttttcaagctCTACATTCACTCAATTTGCCTGCTGTTTAGCTTAAGTAGCTAGTTAGCCCAATTGGTTTGAAAATGACTCGTTTGCATAAAATATAACTATGAAAATTCCCTTCTACTAAATAATATCAAATCACAATATCCAAATTATTCTCGATTTCTATTCAATACAAGAAAGAAAGTccatttaatttacattttggaTGCTAACTATGGTATAATAATCGGCCTTTATATTGCCTTTAGCTTTAAAACCAACAACAATAATTAGCTCAATGAGCAAGGTTctcttgctgctaagctaaagTAGCTCATTAGCACATTTAGTACCACGCACGCTAACTACCTAGCATCAAATTCATCTGACTctttcttttatatatatttttaaacaacaaaCCCTGTATTTTGCTAGGTTGACATTCTTAACTGAACAAATGAAATTGAACCGTCTTACAATAATTAGCTTTTAAGGCAACAACTGCAATGAACAAATGTACCAAAGTGTTCtttaatttggaaaacaaattTGATTTAATAACAAAAAGGCTGTTAAGTCAAGtggaaatgttaatttgctgcaAATAAGCAAGAAAAGCTGCAGAGTGTCTTATTTTTCATTCACAGGCGCTGTTCATAAGCTCCACATGTCAAACTGTATTTTTGCGCTTTGTTTGTACATCTGCCGCAGCTGATACGGGAGCGGGCGGCGGAACCCGGGGTCCCCGAGGGTCGGCCTATTTGTCTTGCGGCAGCTTGCCTGTGGGATCGGCCTCCGAAAAGAAGGCAACGGACCGGAAAAGAAAAGGGCCGCTCTTTCGTGGCTGAATTTCCTACCGATTGGAAATCCAACCCCACGTCCATTTTGGCGCAAATCCTAATTTTGTTCATTAGGATGCTCGCGtttccatctgtttttttttttttttgaagaacaAGGAGGGCCAGGATGAATGCGGCTTAATACAATGACAACAATGGAGGTCGTCAAAAGCAGGGGGGGTGGGTTGCGTTACCTTGGCGTGACTCCTGAGCTGGATCAAGCCGGCGCCCCGATCGGTGCAACTTTTAAGCTGTCGCCGTCAAGGGCAACCGGTGTGACTCGTTGCCAATAACGTCCaactcatttgaactgggagggctggtggCGAATGTTAATGCATAAAGTCATTTTGCCATGGTTTCCTAAATGGTACGGGGTGTTTTCTTTTTGCTACCTAGGCAAAAATTTCAGATGCGAGTGCAATTGTGATCTTTTTATGATCAGTTCACTTTGGTTTCCTTGAAGTGGAAATACAGCACTTCTTGTTGATGCTTTAATGCAGTGCAATTTTGCATTTATACGATACGATTTTTGCTGATATGACCAAGTCTGCCATGCATATTTTACCTAAGCGGTATTTCACATTTCGCTTATGGAATTGTGGCATTAATCGGTCATCTGTAGGGGCAATTCAAAACTcactagcatacctgtcaacctctgccgataactgcccttataaatgattagtgattccccttacaaaccccccaaaaaccttacaaacaccgtacgactcgtacggtgtttgtaaggtttttggggggtttaaggggaatcaataatcatttataagggcagttatcggcagaggttgacaggtatgcactagCACCCCCAACCCAGGGGGGCCTAATGACACTCATCGCCCCCGGGCTCTGCTCACATTTATTCCGCCACTGTACTCGTCTCGGTCGGGCTGAACCTGGCGAGAATTTTTTCTCGCACTTGTAACGACAAATGAAGCCGATCTAAATTAAACTACTATCCGAAGGGGGCGCT contains:
- the st8sia2 gene encoding alpha-2,8-sialyltransferase 8B, which translates into the protein MPTAGLAALPRRRRLQHPRSMTSTSGGLIFLFVTLLVLLLIVDDIAQVEEEEEETSNPGQSKMRRLFPKPRRKTEKRVGSTSSPQVLETDRFQVGYEDSDKRPSSTWTFNKTLSKLIRKNILRFLDPERDISILKGSLRPGDVVHYVFDRHSTTNISENLYRLLPSVSPMKNRRYRRCAIVGNSGILLNSSCGTQIDSHDFVIRCNLAPVEEYSADVGRRSNLVTMNPSVVQRAFRDLADGESRRAFARRLRSLNGSVLWIPAFMAKGGEERVEWALRLILRHAADVRTAFPSLRLLHAVRGYWLTNEVHIKRPSTGLLMYTMATRFCEEIHLYGFWPFPRDAAGKAVKYHYYDALKYEYASSSSPHAMPLEFRTLDALHRQGALRLHTGSCQKENPTK